A single window of Watersipora subatra chromosome 9, tzWatSuba1.1, whole genome shotgun sequence DNA harbors:
- the LOC137404106 gene encoding SOSS complex subunit C-like — translation MTHNPIPGQAEENKRILKELDDQKRQLKMKAQGAPVQTQQRPVTLDSVTMGGSSRHNHNRQALHEASVGSFGFYISTDSQFGNPILAVLPRIEPEKKTPP, via the exons ATGACCCATAATCCAATACCAGGACAAGCGGAAGAAAACAAACGCATTTTAAAAGAGCTTGATGACCAAAAACGACAGCTTAAAATGAAAGCGCAAG GTGCTCCTGTACAGACACAACAACGGCCAGTCACGTTGGACTCTGTGACAATGGGTGGTTCAAGCAGGCATAATCACAATAGACAAGCGCTTCATGAGGCTTCGGTTGGGTCATTTGGTTTTTACATTAGCACAGACTCTCAATTTGGTAACCCTATTCTAGCAGTGCTTCCACGGATAGAACCAGAAAAGAAGACACCACCTTAA